The Montipora foliosa isolate CH-2021 chromosome 10, ASM3666993v2, whole genome shotgun sequence genomic sequence gctacgattttagtattcttttgtttgcttgcaaattagcccttgttgcctcttTAAagattaaatattcttttgaatttttagcTTAAGaatgaggcaacaagggctaatttgcattgtggccattttggaataaggtgtttGAAAaccttgatgatgatgataataataataataataataaattcacTGCAGTGGAGGTAATTATCCACAACTTTCACCGACACTgaagtgaataattgttttagtatagagcggttttcaattgagtgtcaaaagtaattagataataaCGTTGggttatgattacttcactcagtgattggttcaaagttctcgcgccattttgtcaaccaatcagaagtgaaaccaaaaccaatcgcggctcgcgcgtgcacattttcccgcactttgtgtcggctacgtgtaattacttcgattattgattggtttactgtattttctccgtcctttttgattggccaaagtaattactttggttttggttttacgacactcgattgaaactcgctctataccacacaagttgaataatctGCCGAGTTTATCGAGAAGATTTGCCCTACTGTAACGGAAGagaaacgggaagccattttcttcttcttcgttgGCTCAGAGATGAATAGTACTTGATATTCTCCTCCGAGctggccaatcagaatgtgCGGAAAGCACCATTCACTTGTATGGTATATACCAATAACCATTCTTCTCGCGGAAGGCGATTATTTCAAATATTGCTCACTGGAAATCGTGCCCTAAATATTCGGTTTTATTATctcattaaataaataataataataataataatgacatcAAATAAAGTGAACATGAAGTGAAAGCTTGACCCTTGTGCAAGGTTTCAATTTTTATCTTGACAGGGAGGGGATAAAGAAGGGAAGATGGCGAAGGGGGTGGGGGTAGGGGGGTGATTATTCGAAAGAGGCGATTGTTTTAAATATTGCCGTCAAAGGGGGGCGATTATAGGAGGAAGCCGATTACTCAAAGGAAGGCGATTACTCGAGGAAATACGGTATTTATCGTTTTCTTCTTACATTTTGGTTCCCTTGCTTGTTTTCCTCAACGCACATTTCACTAAATGCTGATAGGAGTTTTGCTACTTGTGGGTTTCCACGAGTTCGggcaaaaaacaaactgaaagtGTATTCAAAAAGAGTCAAGCTCACGTTAGGTTTGATCGATAAACATACTACATTCAGTTACAGCTAAAGGTTTATTAGTGTTTAAACTATATTGACGACCGATAGCTCAGGTGGAGAAATTGCTGCCCTTGTATGGTTCGACTTTCAGTTCTTCTTGGATatggactataaaccgtaggcccagTCTAATTCACAcagtgggacgttaaagatcccacacactgttcgtgaGGAgtagcatatatatatatattttttttttttgggggggggggggggaaaaccCTGGTGTTGGTAGTCCAGTAAACCATCATGAGATAAGTGCGGTGTATAAATCCATTACTAATTTTGGAAGCCTGCTCCGGGCTTTCGTTTTCAAGACGATTTTCACCGATCCTAGTCATATTTTAGCAACAAGTATGTTAATACTCCGCGTAGGCATAACCTAACACTACTAAGGCCCTTAATAAATATTGTATTCGATAAAACCAATGTTCTTCTGCAGTTTTGATATGGAAAAACTTCCTATTCGACTTCGCTTTGAACGAAACGCCGATGCAACCTCTAAAATGGTTTATCAGTGTGTAATGGATTCTAAGTTAACTGAAGAGTCGTCTTACCTCAAGATACTCATGCTTAAAGTAAATAACTCGGGATTCTCTACACAGGCACGTGGCTGTCATAaagtagaaaaagaaaaataggtgACTCAGGTTTTGTTACCAGGCGGCGCAGAacttttccctttcgtaaattGCCACTGGGCCAAATCTTTCTTCttgccaacaacaacaacaacaaaaaaaaacacctgcATGGGCCGACAATCGAACCCGAGCTATTAAATGAGTATCACCCACCAATCGCCACTTCAGTGACGAGTTACAAGACCTAAGTTCGTTTATTTTGGTTTCTAAACAATCACACACTCAAAATGAAACACTCGGCAAATAGCTGTTTACGATGACTAAAACTAACCCTAATCATATGTTAGGGATAACCTTAAACTCCCTCATCATTCTTTTGGCTTAATGCAAGCTGGCATTCAGTTGTTTGGTTGTTTCGATAACAGTGAATCCGATGGGCTTTGTTTCTAAGAATGCTATACACCACTATAAATGGCTCGACTCTTTTGCAACTGCCTATCTGCGTTACGAACTGCAAAATTCCCACACCCCTTTCTCTGCCAATCAGAGGCTCGCATGTGTTTTCCCGCCCTCAGCCACGGCTGAAAATATCTACTTTGTTCTATCATTGGCTCCCCTGATTGTCTGCGTATGTTACGATTGGTTAATATAAGCCAGAATGTGATTGGTTCGTTTTCCGGCacccaaatgaaaaaaaatacaactaaGATGGCCTTTTATCCAATTGACTGTTAATTCACAGCAAAATGTTATTTCACAGACGCAGACATTTTCTATAAATCTAAAAATTCTACGTAAATTACCAGGTCTCGTGAAGATATCGCGTGCTGTAGTTGTGCTGTGGACATGAAAGGGCGACGAACAGTTGACATCTCAATTAGATCTAAAATCTGCCAACAACgtgaaacaatgaaaaataTTATTACTCAATAGTTCCCATGTGCATATATGGcgccaaaaaaattattttgctcatgtgctaattagactcgctagcctcgtttgcatggacaaaatacaaaagaaatgttgcttgagagctaGGATAGTTAAAgcatataaacaaaagaatacaattTTGGCAACACAAATaaaagcaaggggacacacgctagcaccaacccggtgtggccaacacatcacgcatgcgcactaTCATTTCACCCgatcaattagcagccatggacagctgtttcggccttttgggccttatcaacatggcgtagctaacataccagccGGGTGTTTTtaggcacccctttaagtggcagcttcacatgccatacatgtggtaagctgggttgggaacagcaaaactgttctcccacggcaagcgtgtgggaaagTGGaccaccatttatgcattcggtctattggTCCAAGAACTTGTGACCTTCAAGTCTTTGTGggattcaaaacaaagatgCGCACAGAAAATTCTGGTACACGAaacagaaacattttttttccacaGGAAGATCTTTCAAAAGGTCTTACCTCTGATTCTAAACTTGGCTGGTACCTTTTCCACAAAGCTATTCGAGCATTGTAAGATAACTGGAGATCTGTGAGAGTACAGTATCAGTAAAGGATGTGATCCACACTTgacatatttttcattttagcaaaaaagtAGCTTGTTTTCCTTAGTATAGCAAATTTCCAAGTCAGTTTTTAAACAGGAAGAAACACGTGTCAACCAGTGACGAAATTGCATGCGTATATATGATTTCAAGAAAGAAGTAATGTGATCCCTTTTTTacaaacacgatgattctgctgAATACATGAAATTATTTGTCCAGAAATAAAATGAGCAGCTTAAAAATATGCTATTTGTATGGGAAAACGCGGCAGACGCTTTGCCCTCCGGTCACCCTTTGCAAATCATGATATGGCAAAGAGAAAACTTGTTTATGTGAAAACTGCATGCAAATAATAATTGCCATTTAAAACTTACTCGTCTGTAGGAGTCATAAGTTAGGGTCGGTTTAACACCGACGTAAACAATAGCTCAAGCAACCTATTCAACCCTGAAGCGTGTGCATGATTAGCTCCTTTGGTTAGGAGAAGGTAATGGCCATTTTCACACCAGAAGACAAACAAATCGCCTCAAGGAAAAATCGCCGGATGAGAAAAGGGGACGAGCAAATTCTAGACGACTTAATCGTCTGAAATTTGTCCGCTAAGAAGACGATTTCAAGTTCCGTCTAGAAGAACAAGTCAATCCAAGTTCGCAGTAAATGCGCGCAGCAACTAccaacaacatgcaacagggtGTGCAAACAGACGCAACATGTAACACACAACAGtattgggagttgttggccaaaaATGTTGAGTCTGTTTGCACGGAGCCCGCTAAGTCCACTGTTAGCCGTCTGAAATTTATCCAACTTGGAAGACAATTTTGGAAGACGACTTGTCCGTCCAGAAGAACCAGTCGACCAAGTAAGTCGGAAGGAAATTCACGTTGGACGAACATATCGACAAATTAACTACCGCAGGGAAATGGAAGCGATGGTTTGTGAGACGTTTTCAATATGGCGGGAAGAAAGAAGGTTAGCGCGAAAGGTAAGGTTACCACGCAATACCTTGTGCCAGTCTTTACGCGCTCAAGCTTATCCAGTTTTGTCTGTCCATCGTCCATCTTTTATGAACTTACGTCTTCGATTCACATTAGTACACCAAACCAGAGGACGATTTGTTCAGTCGCCTCCTAGCATAAAAACAGCCAATGCCTCTTCGTATGTTGCTCATACTGTTGCTTGCATTGCTGGTGATAATTGGTATTTGGCCTTCAGTTGtcgctaaaaaaaaaagctgaacaTACCTTTTCTGGATGCAACTGTTTTCAAAAACAACACTGAAACACTATCAGAAACACAGAAGACATTTCCCTGTACactacaaaatattaaaaaatgatcAGTACAATAAGACACAGCACGACTGATAACTtcttaaaataattatcagactcaaaataaaatcaacaaaCGGCAGAAGACGCAACAGTACCTCGAAATTAAATCCAAGCCTTTCTGACAGCAAAGAATTTTCTCTACCTTTTAAAGTAACAAACTGAGATGTAAGTTGcaatgatttttgttttcccgGAATCGCAATTGACCAATCTGATTGGTTACAGGAAATTGCACGTGCCACGCACCTCACAAGTTTGGCGCACGGGCTTCACGTGATCCTAAAACCTACGTTTGCACATGCATAAACCTTTTATTGACAAGTTGCACTAACACAGTCCAAGGGGAGGGTTCAAAGGTAAGCAAAGACAACGAAAACAACTACAAAAACCTCATCTGAAATATAACTTAACTTGAACCCCGAAATGATAACTTGTTATTATTTAGCATTTATTCGAAGTCGTTACGAAGAAAAGTGTGTACCACTATAACAAAAATATAAGTGGTACAGTATAAGCTGTGttgtttggaaagaaaattaactttttatctttatctccacataacctcaaatttggccatttcacgtcgttgtcaggacagAAACGGCCAAGAAATACACCGAAATGGAAAACGCAAGTTTAGGCTGCGTTTAACCAACGCATTATAGCGATCTATGGTTGACAGCGCCACAAGTATTTTCACGTGCTCAGGTCAAAGCCCGAGCACTGAAATAAAAAGACACTTGACAAGTGACAAGTCAGGTGACAAGTCAGGTGACAAGTCACTTGACAAGTGACAAGTGACAAGTGACACGCCCAAAAACCTGCTTATTTTCGTGATCTAAGAAAAACCGGGATGCTCGTTGGTTAACGTTAATCTAACATTCCGACGAgaatccctcccctttttatgtGGGAATTCCCCTCCCCCCGGGGGGATATTCATGAGGCGATTACATGGCGTTCTTGTTGTCCTTGGCGTTGCTGAAATAAATGAACATATTTGAAAGGCGGATTATAGACGAAAAGGAGAAGTGATCGCtgtacttatctggacaatttaagcatgGCTTAAGTGCAGAATACCCGACCATTCCAAAACCACTTCTGGAAATAGTGGCCAcgcggctacgtggctacgcggctGCGCAGAGAACCTAGCGCCCAGGCTCTTTGAAATTCaataaatactttaaaaatGAAGCTTCCATTTTACTGTTCGGTTAATTACACTGTttacgagattgtgtgaagaatatagcactcgtttaatGATTAAGCTTAGGCGTTCGTTTCACTGATTAGGCCTGCCGGTAAGTACTTAGAAAACTACAACTTCACCACTACCAATGTCTCGTTCTTTCATCacccacgtagccacgtagccacgtagccatgTAGCCATGTAGCCATGTAGCCGGCATTTTCGAAGCCTACAGCTTTTGAGTGGCCggatattctgcagttactTCTTTAGCATTGTCTCTTACAGATAAAGTAAGAggcctaggaaggcccatcaggccggcacttatctccggtttccgtagcatgaagcgactaggagtatttatatttccccccggatgggatgctagtccatcgcagggttacccccagcattacgccggtacccatttatacacctgggtggagagaggcaccgtgagagtaaagtgtcttgcccaagaacacaacacaatgtccccggccaggccccgaaccacTCGCGATCCGGAGTGGAGCGCACTAACCACGAGGTCAGGTCGGCTGCCAACTGAGTGGCCTCACGGCTCACGGCTACGAGTACGAGGAGTTCGAGTTTTCCGcattgagcatgcgcataaggtttggaggttgacatttttcgaagtgcgcatgctcagaacggaaaactcgtactcgtagtccgAGGGTCCTCGTCCTCTGATCTCAAGGTCCCTAACaaagagctttagattctagtacgagaacgattgcgagtacgagattttcttataagacaacagtgagcgcgcgcaaatcagcgtcattttggcgggaaaaacgtgataccgtcgtcatgcattttagtacgaggttttgcgaaaatgtcgtcgtgtcaaaacaagtcaacaacacggtagcagtttgggcatttttcgatcagcgaaaaggctcagttaccagcaataagaataactgagcaacctatactgctaacaaagagtaagattaagcgaacgggttataaatttccttagtattttcgctaaaaacgggcagtcaaaactcgcactcgttctcgtccttgtcgtagaatctaaagctctctattgttgCTGGCATCGCTCCAACAGATAGTGGAGTGCATGGTGGTGTGTAAGATTACTTACCAGAGGTTTTGCTTGCGGCAGAGGTACAAGAGGCAAGCAAAACTCTGACATTTCCCTCAAACAAAGCCCCGAAAGTGGTTTGTAAGGATAATATTCTCTGTCGCAAATGAAAGAAATAGGATCATACATTGCACTACAGTTCTGGGCAAGAATATGGCTAGGTGATGGTACTAAAGCAAACATTTGTTATCTTCAGTTCAGACATTAATCAAGCTACAAACAGAGGAGAATTAAGTGAAGTCATGAGAAAAATTGCTTTACATAAATTTGTGCCAGGTTCTGAACTTTCCGGACTTggaattaaattatttttgtgggTTGCATCTTGCAAGAGCTTTTCCTCAGAGTACACTAGTCTAGTTTTTCACTTTGCTCtaagagaattttcattttgttcGCTTTAATATGCTAAAGACATTTGTTAAAAACAAAGCATAAGTCGTTGTAAGACAGCTCACCTTTCTTCAGCATTCCATGTAAAACTTTTCAAGACCTCCAAATCACGACACAATGATGACACAAGcttaaaacaaaacgaaaatgtTCAGGAACAAAACTTTCCTATTTGTTATGAGGGTCGAAGATATTGCTACGAAGACATTTCAGTCTGAGAAAATGAAGAATATGGAATGGAGTTTTAGAATTAGGGTTAGATAGCTATTGTAGTCTGTTCAGATTACTTATAATGCTTGCAAGCATCAATGGCATTGCTCCACTATTGGATATAAAACACCTCACAACCCACAATACCCTGCCTTGCTCTGAATGACTCAAGGGTGATCAATTTACTTTAATCCACTCATTTGGTGCTACAGTCACATTGTAGTTTTTAGAAATTCATACTAACCTCATCAACCATAACTTCCATGCTTTCTTGTGCAGTGTAACCCCAGTATTCTCCAATTTCAAGCAAGTTGCTATTTGGCAGGGTAGGTGTTGTCGCACATCTTAGCTGCATTAGCACCCAATCTGTagcttttttggtttttcttccTTGGGCACCACAATAGCATGCAAGTGCGAAACTGCATCTTACAACTGTCTGAAATGCATCCTCTATGGATTTAACAAATACATTTCAAAACAAGGAGCACCAATgaggctctgccagggtaaatttCAACAAGCGACTTGGCCTAAAAAGTGTGTAAAGTGAAACCGCGACAAACAACAtccttttattaaatttcctttaatttctGAAAGCAAAGTGAGACATTGACAAAGCACCAACACAAGAGCTTTTAAAATTTACACAAGTGACATGGGACcacccaacccccccccccccctcccaaccCCACGGCAGGGCCTTGTCAATCATTCTCAAATAGGAAATGTGGTCTGATTTTCCATTTTGGCAGGTTGTATTCTAAAGGATGATCTACTaaatttaaaagttttttttttttgcttgattaTAAAAGTAAGACCgaaatgataaaattatcattTCTTTATGATGCagtatttcaaccaatcaagtAGTCAGGATGCTTGCAAGGTATTACATCATCAAGTTTGCCCAAATCATCACCATTTTCTATTAAACTGTGTGACCTCAGACAGAGTAGAATCTACAAGTCTCACATTTTTAGGATTTAAAGGTGATATACTGGTACTTTTTAGCGGACCTAGACATTGTTAAGGTCACCAAAATTAATGCCTGTAAGGTGTCTTGCTAAAATTTAAGAGGATTTTTTTtatggggtggggtgggggggggggtggtgaaTAGAAGGGATGAAGCTTATCTTGATCTCAAGAAACCTTCAGAAAAATTATctttatattaattttgtgttcTTTTCAATGGAATCACCGATAATTGTTTTCTGTCAAATATCTCTTTGACTGCATTTGTTTTGCCAACTTGTCTCTCTTATAATCTAAATTGCAGGAAATCTCACCTGTCAACAAAAGGACAGTGTTTTTATACAATTCACCAAGGAGTTTCCCAACACTGGGATATTTCTGTAAAACTTGTTGGGGGTTATCTGCctgcaaaacaaaattgatgAAAGTAATCAGAATTTCTTTCTGGCTCATCATGACCTTAATTACTTCTAAATAATACGTAACTATCACAATCTTacaaatgggtaattaaatttgAGTTTACATAATCCTGTGTTTGCAAGTGTATAAGCCTTTCAGGATATCACCTCAAACCACATACACTGTACGAGAGACGTCACCACAACAGCATGAACACAGAATTTTATCAACAAGGATTGAGGGACATGGCCTAAAGTTTATACAGTGTAGTGCTTATCCTAGACGACTTGTACATCTTGCTGTTTCATTGTTCCACTTGAGGGATTAATATTACAGGATGTTTAGTGTGCAAATGCACACATGTTGTGGCCCTATGAATTTAGGACTAGTTTTATAATTTGAAAGCAGTTTGAATCCTAATGTTTAACATTTTAACTAATCTGAGTCTACAGAAATATAAAGATAAATCTGCAGGGTTCTCAATTGGCTCCATAACCTATAACACCTGTCACAGCTGTCAATTACAGCTTTAAAATCGTCACCATCAGGAAGAAGTGTGTCAATCAGTTGCAGTGTTACAGCTGAAAATAGCACTGCAACGGCTGTGATCTGGTACAAAAATATTTTGGACACAGCCAAATTTATACCCATGCACAACATGTAAGGCACTGATCCCATGTAAATCCCATCAAAATAACAGAATTCAAGATGGCCACCCTATGCATCTGTAAGAAAGTATTAAATTTTGTGAATTCTCTGTGCCAAAATATGGGCAAACAAATGGAACTCCTGTACAgacaaaatgtacatgtacaacctCTCATAATAGTTAATCTggaaagaaaaacacaaagataACCTAGATGTATGATTGCTTTTGTGAAAGTTAAGTAAAAGAGCAAGATTGACAGAGAAGGATTAAAATCGCTGTCTGGAAATATTGGTTGTCCAGGCAGGCCTACATAATGGCACTCTGTTGCTTTTCATCCTGTGGAGTTTATACAGTTTTGTGAAAGACAAAAAGCATCAATATGCCACTAAATAGACCCACTACGACAAACAAGGGCACATTTGGCTTAAGCAATTGGGACCTTTCAATTGTGCTCCATACCAGACATGTCAAAATCTGAGTCTCAGTAGAGAAGGGAATTTTTTCCCTACCGCTTCTGCAATGGCCCTCTCTAGCTCTTTCAGAAAACTTGATAGTTCATCGAATCTTTTGAACGTGTCCCTGCATTTATCTGCAGAATTCTCACTGCTCCATTTCTGCACGATATCAAACCATCTCTTTACATCTGTTTCACTGACAGACATGATTTTCACCAGGCGTCTCCTGACCGAGAGCAACTGAAAACAAGACCAAGTGGATCCATGCTGTCAATGTGGTCAGCAGTCGCCCAAggaaaaattcaagatggcggaggctTAGTGAATGTCCTTCGTCATGTTCTTTCGTTTCTTAATTTGTGTGACTATCTTTTCCTTGTGGGAAATTTTGAAGACAGAGGGAGAAACCGTGATATGTGATGACCTTCTTCTCGGACAATATCCTTTTGCAAACGTTACAGTATTTTAAGTTTAGATATCTTTAATGGCGTAAAGTCGTATTTGAAGGACGATTTTTTCTTGACGTTCATAGATATTTTTGTCCGGAGCCAAAAATTGATCCATCTACTCAAGCAGCTGTTGATTGTACAGTGAATCATACTGTTAAAGGTAGAAAATGATGAAAGAAAACATGAGAACTATTAATAATAGAGGAAGAACTAAGACCCCGTCCCCAACTCTCAAAAAAACAGTATTCTTTAGACTGTTGGTTACAATATTTTGCTGATCTCTGTCAACATGTgaaatttcttttcttattttcagTGAAATGCGAGGCAGCTGCGAGTAAAAATGGAGAGAATATC encodes the following:
- the LOC137973406 gene encoding Fanconi anemia group C protein homolog; its protein translation is MSVSETDVKRWFDIVQKWSSENSADKCRDTFKRFDELSSFLKELERAIAEAADNPQQVLQKYPSVGKLLGELYKNTVLLLTEDAFQTVVRCSFALACYCGAQGRKTKKATDWVLMQLRCATTPTLPNSNLLEIGEYWGYTAQESMEVMVDELVSSLCRDLEVLKSFTWNAEEREYYPYKPLSGLCLREMSEFCLPLVPLPQAKPLVEKILCCQKGLDLISSVQGNVFCVSDSVSVLFLKTVASRKDLQLSYNARIALWKRYQPSLESEILDLIEMSTVRRPFMSTAQLQHAISSRDLPRACVENPELFTLSMSILSLFFARTRGNPQVAKLLSAFSEMCVEENKQGNQNALSTFSRMLPSCC